Proteins from one Nakamurella multipartita DSM 44233 genomic window:
- a CDS encoding TetR/AcrR family transcriptional regulator: MEAVLTEAILLLDEAGEPALTFRALAARLGGGVGSIYWYVQSKDELLDRAADYALESVVADTEHFVHEDDPIDGLRGIAIALFTAAAARPWLSSYFLRNTGFQPNSLLLFERVGGQVLRLQLTARQSFDAASAVIGFVIGLAADMSQEPPAEVAAGAMTREQYMDDVVNQWRHLDQAQFPFLHSILDVFRVHDDVEQFRAGLDLLLDGLRRQAERARDERAHPGARPDGRVSTAGG; encoded by the coding sequence ATGGAAGCGGTGCTGACCGAGGCGATCCTGCTGCTCGACGAGGCCGGTGAGCCGGCCCTGACCTTCCGGGCCCTCGCGGCCCGGCTCGGTGGCGGCGTCGGCAGCATCTACTGGTACGTCCAGAGCAAGGACGAGTTGCTCGACCGCGCGGCCGATTACGCGTTGGAATCGGTGGTCGCCGACACCGAGCACTTCGTGCACGAGGACGACCCCATCGATGGCCTCCGGGGGATCGCGATCGCGCTGTTCACCGCGGCCGCCGCGCGACCCTGGCTGAGCAGCTACTTCCTGCGCAACACCGGCTTCCAGCCGAACTCGCTGCTGCTCTTCGAACGGGTGGGCGGCCAGGTCCTGCGCCTGCAGTTGACGGCCCGCCAGTCCTTCGACGCCGCCTCGGCCGTGATCGGGTTCGTCATCGGCCTGGCCGCCGACATGAGCCAGGAACCGCCGGCCGAGGTGGCCGCCGGAGCGATGACCCGCGAGCAGTACATGGACGACGTGGTGAACCAGTGGCGGCATCTGGACCAGGCCCAATTTCCTTTCCTGCACAGCATTCTGGACGTCTTCCGGGTCCATGACGACGTCGAGCAGTTCCGCGCCGGCCTGGATCTGCTGCTCGACGGGCTCCGCCGGCAGGCCGAACGCGCCCGCGACGAACGC
- a CDS encoding MFS transporter, protein MTTPPPVGGSPATTAPVSPVPLPPADGAPAGPPAGRFYPSLRAAWIPLAALCLAFFVEMVDNTLLTVALPTIGRDLQGSTTSLQWITGAYSLTFGGLLLTAGSIADRFGRRRVLLLGLSAFGLMSLAVVAVTTTGELIALRAGLGIAAAAMAPITNSLVFRLFDDDALRRRAMTVMIVVGMSGFILGPLIGGSALAHVGWQWLLLVNAPIALIAAVGVRLGVAKDHPDDLIADPLDLPGAALTILAIGLGCYTLTSGIEHGWVSLPTLLSAAGAIASVIGFVVRERRTAFPMLDLRLLRHPVVRGATVAQLGTAIAMAGVMFSLVLHFQFAYGWSPMVAGLANLPFIVTMLAATPLTEYLVTRFGRRMACLVGAGALTVGLAWLAWAVDHGYLAIAAGMVVMTFGLRTVMTICAVGLVDAMPENRTSLGAALNDTAQEVGSSIGTALVGTLIAALVVTVLPLGAWSPELVDSYFHGERIAYLVLTVLVGTVAFLGAATLDDSHRPEQLADEQLESPA, encoded by the coding sequence ATGACCACACCCCCACCGGTGGGCGGCTCGCCGGCCACCACCGCCCCGGTCTCCCCCGTCCCCCTGCCGCCCGCCGACGGCGCGCCGGCCGGGCCGCCGGCCGGCCGGTTCTACCCATCGCTGCGCGCGGCCTGGATTCCCTTGGCCGCACTGTGTCTGGCGTTCTTCGTGGAGATGGTCGACAACACCCTGCTGACCGTCGCCCTGCCGACGATCGGCCGGGACCTGCAGGGCAGCACCACCTCGCTGCAGTGGATCACCGGCGCCTACTCGCTCACCTTCGGCGGGCTGCTGCTGACGGCCGGCTCGATCGCCGACCGGTTCGGTCGCCGGCGGGTCCTGCTCCTGGGCCTGTCGGCGTTCGGCCTGATGAGCCTGGCCGTCGTCGCGGTGACCACCACCGGCGAACTCATCGCCCTGCGGGCCGGGCTGGGCATCGCCGCCGCCGCCATGGCGCCGATCACCAACTCGCTGGTGTTCCGGCTGTTCGACGACGACGCGCTCCGGCGGCGGGCGATGACGGTGATGATCGTCGTCGGGATGAGCGGTTTCATCCTCGGGCCCCTCATCGGGGGCTCCGCCCTGGCTCACGTCGGCTGGCAGTGGCTGCTGCTGGTCAACGCGCCGATCGCCCTGATCGCCGCCGTCGGCGTGCGGCTGGGCGTGGCCAAGGACCACCCCGACGATCTCATCGCCGACCCCCTGGACCTGCCGGGCGCGGCGCTGACCATCCTGGCCATCGGGCTGGGCTGCTACACGCTGACCAGCGGTATCGAGCACGGTTGGGTGTCCCTGCCGACCCTGCTCTCGGCCGCCGGGGCGATCGCTTCCGTGATCGGCTTCGTGGTGCGCGAGCGTCGCACCGCCTTCCCCATGCTGGATCTGCGGTTGCTGCGCCACCCCGTCGTGCGTGGTGCGACCGTGGCCCAGCTGGGCACGGCCATCGCCATGGCCGGCGTGATGTTCAGCCTGGTCCTGCATTTCCAGTTCGCCTACGGCTGGAGCCCGATGGTCGCCGGCCTGGCCAACCTGCCGTTCATCGTCACCATGCTGGCCGCCACCCCGCTCACCGAGTACCTGGTCACCCGGTTCGGCCGCCGGATGGCCTGCCTGGTCGGCGCGGGTGCGCTGACCGTGGGTCTGGCCTGGCTGGCCTGGGCGGTCGACCACGGGTACCTGGCGATCGCCGCCGGCATGGTGGTGATGACCTTCGGGCTGCGCACCGTCATGACGATCTGCGCGGTCGGCCTGGTCGACGCCATGCCGGAGAACCGCACGTCGTTGGGGGCCGCCCTCAACGACACCGCTCAGGAGGTCGGCTCCAGCATCGGCACCGCCCTGGTCGGCACGTTGATCGCCGCGCTCGTGGTCACCGTCCTGCCGCTCGGCGCGTGGAGCCCGGAGCTGGTCGACTCGTACTTCCACGGCGAGCGGATCGCCTACCTGGTGCTCACGGTGCTGGTCGGTACGGTGGCCTTCCTCGGGGCCGCGACCCTGGACGACTCGCACCGTCCCGAGCAGCTGGCCGACGAGCAGCTCGAGTCGCCGGCCTGA